Proteins found in one Luteimonas chenhongjianii genomic segment:
- the murD gene encoding UDP-N-acetylmuramoyl-L-alanine--D-glutamate ligase gives MRISQLEAIAADGGRIALWGWGREGRAAYAALRGAHGPQPVQDGGPSALHRDPRRLPLTVFCAEAEAADVQALGDPMLQVETLASAERLSAFDVVIKSPGISPYRPEARAAAARGTRFIGGTVLWFAERAAPGAVAAGTICVTGTKGKSTTTALLAHLLRVHGLRTALAGNIGRPLLELLDARADAWAIELSSYQTGDVASSGVRPDIAVVTNIFPEHLDWHGSEAQYIEDKLSLLTRARPRIAVLNADDPRLAALALPDSEIHWFGTPEGWHLRGDVLHRGDTAVLDTSGLPLPGRHNRGNLCGVLTAIEALGIDATSLAAAAVDFVPLPHRLQPLGTRDGVLWVNDSISTTPHASLAALDVYRDRRVALLVGGHDRGLDWQAFADAMRSGAPHAIVTMGQNGPRIHDLLAPLAREAGFQLSAADDLEAAVAQARAALDGEGVLLLSPGAPSFGAYRDYTARGRHFAALGGFDPDAITAIPGIGIA, from the coding sequence GTGCGCATCTCGCAGCTTGAGGCGATCGCCGCCGACGGCGGCCGCATCGCACTGTGGGGCTGGGGCCGCGAAGGCCGGGCGGCATACGCGGCGCTGCGTGGTGCGCACGGGCCGCAACCGGTGCAGGACGGAGGTCCATCCGCCCTGCACCGGGATCCGCGACGCCTGCCCTTGACGGTGTTCTGCGCCGAAGCCGAAGCGGCTGACGTCCAAGCGCTCGGTGACCCGATGTTGCAGGTCGAGACCCTGGCCAGCGCCGAGCGGCTCTCCGCGTTCGATGTGGTCATCAAGTCGCCGGGCATCAGCCCGTATCGCCCAGAGGCGCGTGCCGCCGCCGCGCGGGGCACGCGCTTCATCGGCGGCACCGTGCTGTGGTTCGCCGAGCGCGCCGCGCCTGGCGCGGTCGCCGCCGGCACGATCTGCGTCACCGGCACCAAGGGCAAGAGCACGACCACCGCGCTGCTCGCGCATCTGTTGCGCGTGCACGGTCTGCGCACGGCACTCGCCGGCAACATCGGCCGGCCGCTGCTGGAACTGCTCGATGCACGGGCGGACGCCTGGGCGATCGAACTGTCGAGCTACCAGACCGGCGATGTCGCCTCGAGTGGCGTGCGTCCGGACATCGCCGTCGTCACCAACATCTTTCCCGAGCATCTCGACTGGCACGGCAGCGAGGCGCAGTACATCGAGGACAAGCTCAGCCTTCTGACCCGCGCGCGCCCGCGCATCGCCGTGCTCAACGCCGACGATCCGCGGCTCGCCGCGCTGGCGCTGCCGGACAGCGAAATCCACTGGTTCGGCACGCCCGAGGGCTGGCATCTGCGCGGCGATGTCCTGCATCGCGGCGACACCGCGGTCTTGGATACCTCGGGCCTGCCGCTGCCAGGGCGGCACAACCGCGGCAATCTCTGCGGCGTGCTGACCGCGATCGAAGCGCTGGGCATCGATGCCACGTCGCTGGCGGCGGCCGCCGTCGATTTCGTGCCGCTGCCGCATCGCCTGCAGCCGCTGGGCACGCGCGATGGCGTGCTGTGGGTCAACGATTCGATCAGTACCACGCCCCACGCGAGCCTCGCCGCGCTCGATGTCTATCGGGATCGGCGCGTCGCGCTGCTGGTCGGCGGCCACGACCGCGGCCTGGACTGGCAGGCATTCGCGGACGCGATGCGCAGCGGCGCACCGCACGCGATCGTGACGATGGGACAGAACGGCCCGCGCATCCATGATCTGCTGGCGCCACTCGCGCGCGAGGCCGGCTTCCAGCTGTCGGCCGCCGACGATCTCGAAGCGGCGGTCGCGCAGGCACGCGCGGCGCTGGACGGCGAGGGTGTGTTGCTGCTGTCCCCCGGCGCGCCCAGTTTCGGCGCCTATCGCGACTACACCGCACGCGGTCGGCATTTCGCCGCGCTGGGCGGATTCGATCCGGATGCGATCACCGCGATTCCGGGGATCGGCA